CCGAGCACTGCGAGAGGCGCGCGACCCGGAGAAGGGCAGGCTATTGCCCAGAAAATCACCGCGAGCGATCGTAGGGAGCGAGCGGGCCGACGACTGATGTGAGCGAACGACTGGAAGGAGTGAGAGAACGGAAAGAGGAGTGCTTTTGGTCCAGGTTTTACCGAGGGACACCGCGCTGTGCGGCAGCTCTGCTGCCGTCAGCGCGGCAGACTGCAGGGTAAAAGCTGGGTTCCTCTAGTCCATCGCGATGTACGTCTGTGTGTCCTCGATGCCGTCGATGCCCTGAATCTGGGTCGCAGCGATTTCCTTGACCGCTGCGGGCGTCTCGACGCTGGCTTTCGCAATGATGTCGACGTCGCCGGCGACGATGTGTGCCGACTGGACGCCGTCGATCGATTCGATACTGTCTCGGAGCCGATCCGCCTCGCCCGTGTTCGCTTTGACCATGATGAATGCGGTTACCATCAGTTGACACCTCCAGTGCCCGACGTCGCGTCCGAACCCGCGTTTGCGGCCGCCTGTGCGTCCGATTCGCCAACGAGCAGCTGGCGGACCTGGCTCAGCACGTCGTAATCCGCGAGCACGACGAGTCGGTCGCCGTCCTCGAGCGAGAGGTCTTCGTCCGGCAGCCCGAGGTCCTGGTCGCGTTTGCCGAAGGCGAGCACGGTCGCGCGGGCGGGCAGTTGCAGTTCGCTGATCGTGTAGCCGTTGACCGGGGCTCCGTTTGCAATCGTGAGTTCGACGACCTGCAGGTGCGGCGCGATATCCGCGATGGCGCGGATGGTGCCGCCGAGCAGGGCGTTTTTCGCGCCGATGGCACCGAGGCGTTCGGGGTAGATCACTTCGTCAACTTCGTCGGCGTACTTGCGGTAAATCCCCTCGCGGTAGGCCTCGTCGATGCGCATAATCGTCCGACAGCCGTAGTGGTTGGCGATCATACACGCCGTGAAGTTGACGTTCAGATCGCCGGTCAGCGCGCCCAGCGCATCAGCGTCGGCGATGCCGGCTTCCTCGAGGACATCCTCGTGTGAGCCGTCACCTTCGACGACGGCGAACTCCTGATTGCGGGCCCGACGTATCATCGCCTCGTCTCGTT
Above is a window of Natronorubrum tibetense GA33 DNA encoding:
- a CDS encoding Lrp/AsnC family transcriptional regulator, with translation MVTAFIMVKANTGEADRLRDSIESIDGVQSAHIVAGDVDIIAKASVETPAAVKEIAATQIQGIDGIEDTQTYIAMD
- a CDS encoding potassium channel family protein, whose amino-acid sequence is MRFVIIGAGRVGLRTARVLREEGHEVSVIERDEAMIRRARNQEFAVVEGDGSHEDVLEEAGIADADALGALTGDLNVNFTACMIANHYGCRTIMRIDEAYREGIYRKYADEVDEVIYPERLGAIGAKNALLGGTIRAIADIAPHLQVVELTIANGAPVNGYTISELQLPARATVLAFGKRDQDLGLPDEDLSLEDGDRLVVLADYDVLSQVRQLLVGESDAQAAANAGSDATSGTGGVN